In the genome of Entelurus aequoreus isolate RoL-2023_Sb linkage group LG15, RoL_Eaeq_v1.1, whole genome shotgun sequence, one region contains:
- the LOC133629999 gene encoding lipocalin-like, giving the protein MANTLVRMLAALMCTLAAFADIVPVQNFDLQRMAGKWYLVAIATNNPWFVNHKAKMKMGTAMVVATDGGDLELTYAIMKDDGTCWRMTHLAQKTDTPGRFTFHSQVWNNDNEIKIVDIIYDDFALIHNIKTKDDVSEVVDKLYSRSTDVSAAHQQKFTDFSSGNGVLPENIVILPKAAECAEA; this is encoded by the exons ATGGCAAACACACTCGTGAGGATGCTGGCCGCACTCATGTGCACACTGGCTGCTTTTGCAGACATTGTGCCCGTTCAGAATTTCGATCTGCAGAGG ATGGCAGGAAAGTGGTACCTGGTTGCCATTGCCACCAACAACCCTTGGTTTGTCAATCACAAGGCCAAAATGAAGATGGGCACCGCCATGGTTGTGGCGACCGATGGAGGAGACTTGGAGCTCACCTACGCCATCATGAA GGACGATGGCACGTGCTGGAGGATGACTCATCTGGCTCAAAAAACTGACACCCCTGGACGCTTCACCTTCCACAGCCAAG TTTGGAACAACGACAACGAAATAAAGATTGTTGACATCATCTACGACGACTTCGCTCTGATCCACAACATCAAGACAAAGGACGACGTGTCCGAAGTTGTCGACAAGCTTTACA GTCGTTCTACTGATGTGAGTGCAGCTCATCAGCAGAAGTTCACAGACTTTTCTTCAGGAAATGGAGTCCTGCCTGAAAACATTGTAATTCTGCCCAAAGCTG cTGAATGTGCTGAGGCCTGA